Within the Gopherus flavomarginatus isolate rGopFla2 chromosome 8, rGopFla2.mat.asm, whole genome shotgun sequence genome, the region AAAGATTCTAATTTGTGTTGGATTTTTTGCTGTTTCCCTAGCAGTTTACTGCTAGTGACAGGGAACTGAAGTTCTACGTTTAAGCCAAAATCATATGCTATAATGAAAAATGTGTCTCTTGTCATATGTGATAGTTAAAGAAGAGCTAAATTGGGTATGTAGTTTCATGAATTAGAAGTCTGTATATAGTGTTTGTTGTAGTTGCAGGAGCTAATGGCAGAATAATCAATGCACATCTGTCAGCTTGTGTGCAAATAAAGAACGGAAGgaaagctgatttttttcccccactcttaCTAGGCTTTTGTGGAAATCAGTGTTGAAAGAGCAGTTTATTTAATTCAGCATTTGTGCAACAAATAAGAACCTTAGTCCAAATTAAACAACTGCTAGCACGGTTGCCTGCAGTAATCCACTAATGATAATCCTATCACTGAGGGAGAATATTCACTTGtctttaataaagagaaggtCTGTCATGGGGTCACTGCTTTAGAAATTAAAGGATATAGAACTTGAGTCGGACACGATTAGCAGGGTTGGCATCTTCACTCATCTTCCAGTGAAAAAAGcaagatctacatttgttttcaTAACTTTTAAGATCTGTTTTCCAATTCACATTTCTGCTATAGATTGTCACAGGTCATTACTTATTGGGGTGACAGACACAGTACAAGGGATAAAGAGttgggttattttatttgaaatggAGATATTGCAGCTTTGCCACAAAGGAAATTATTGCTGCAATGGATAGAGTCATATTCTGCCCTAATCTGCAAGAGGCCTGGTACTGTTGATGACAATGGAAGATGCACAAAGGCAGGATTAGGCCCATATAGGTACTGATTTAATTGTGGGTAGCAGGGTACAGTGTAGTCATGCTTTTTACTAACCATTGCAAATGTGGAATCCTCCACACTGGAAGCCCCTCTTCCATACAGGGTCTTAAATACCCTAAATTGCATGATTTGTAGTGCACACTGCCAAGTCTATctcaggggctggcaacctttggcacgcgacttgccagggtaagccccctggcaggccgagccggtttgtttacctgccacacaGGCTGAAGGATGTACTGACcgccacttcccaccacccccattttcctggagcggtgaaccgcggccagtgggagctgcgttcggctgaacctgcagatgcggcagttaaacaaaccagcctggcctgccagggtgcttaccctggcaagccgcatgccaaaggttgcggACGCCTGTTCTATCTCATCCCCCTAAACTTTGGTGATGGGTGGGGGTGTCATGAGGATGTAGATGGGAAGAGCTGATGTTTCATTTTTACATCTGGTTAATGTTAGTTGTAAATTAAACTAACAGTTGTCTTTGTAAATTTTATTGGCAGAATCTAGAGCCATAGAGAGATGATCTTTTAGCAATTTGTgtataaattaaaatgaataaataaaacaatagcaggcccaattctgccacccttactcatgcttACTAGCTGCTTGCTGAGTAGacacattaaagtcaatgaaaatacTCATGCAGTAAGTTACTACTCAGTGTCAGTAAGGGTGACAGAACCAGTCCCATCATGAGTATAGCAAGAGCTAGGTCCGCAGCACGGTTTCTGACGATAAACATGACAGGTATAACAAGAGTTTAATGTtcttaaaaacaaatacatacatatataaaatcCTAACTGTTCCGTGCCCCACTATCCTATCTGAGCCTCACTGAGCCCCATTTTCACCCATGTTACATACCTATTTTCAATGCCTGCATTATGGCCCCCATCCTTCTGGGGAGATAATGCTGTCAGGATTCCCTTTGGAATTTGTCAATACCACTCTTCATCAGTCAGAGAAATTGCTGTTGATCATTGCTAATCAATTCCTTCTCCTTCAGGGATGTGTATGGTCCCTTTGCAAGAGTCCCAGCATCTGCTGGCTTAGAGAGATACCAGCATTGGGAATCGGACTCCAGTCTCCCACCTGCAGGACAGCACATTACTTTAGACTGCTCTGTCCATCCCGCAGTCTAAGGAAAAGCTGTGTTTTTAAAGTGTCTGCACATATAAATGCTGTAAGAAGGGCATGAAGTGTTCAACAAACCCTGTTACAGGATCTTATTACTCAGTGTGTAAATGTAATAGTCCTGTGATAAGAAAAAACATCTTATTTTCACACTTGGAATGTATTTTTCACAGCAAATATGAAATACATAGTGATTGATACATACATAGATGAAAAGGGGAATAATTCTTCCTGATTTTCATGTATTTCTAATAACCTAACATGTCTCAGTTGTGACTGTGCCACTTGAATCTTAAATTATGTGGTAATCCCCTTTTCAATATGGTGtagtttttcttttctctaaATGGTACAGATTGTACCCTTGTCTTGCTCTGCTGAACTGGGGATTAATTCCCCCTATCCTTTTGCTTGCCCTCCCCAAATCTCGGGTCCTGGCTTGTTGTGGGGCACACCCTTAGCTCCGTGGATCCTGCCCCTCTGTGAGCATGGGGTCTGATGTTGAGCCTtggcatctctctcccctccacccctcgcCTAGGTGTAAAATAGGAAGTAAGCCACATGTTTTCAGGAGTTGCAGTAATTTGAGCTGGAGCTGTAAAAGGAATCTTGATGCTCTGAAACACCATTCCTGCTCAGGCCTGCTACTAGATAGGCACAGGTACCACCAGCTCTGTGCTCAAGGCAAAGGCTAAAGGCTTAATCTAGCAGTATAAATACACCTATAAAGGTATTTTCATGGGATCCCATGTGTACAATAAAGATGTCTATCTATTTGTAATATATTTTCATAATAAAAATTGTTCCCTTTTCTGTGTCTTCTAGGGTCAAAATGTATTTGGACTTGATATAATTGAAACACCTGAGGGAGACAAGTGGCCACAGTTGATAGTCCAGCAGATCCTGGACAGGGAGCAGAAAGACACATATGTGATGAAGATTAAAGTTGAAGATGGTGGAACACCTCCCAGATCCAGTACAGCCATCCTACAAGTAACAGTTACTGATGTGAATGACAATCGCCCAGTCTTTAAGGAAAATGACATTGAAGTTAGCATTCCAGAAAATGCTCCAGTAGGCACCTCAGTTTCTCAGCTCCATGCCACTGATGCTGATCTGGGTTCAAATGCACAGATCCACTTCTTTTTCAGCAATCAGATCTCCAGTCTGGCCAAAAGGCTCTTTGCCTTAGATAACACCACTGGCCTCATCACAATTAAGGAACCACTGGACAGAGAGGAGTCACCCGTACACAAGTTAACTGTTTTGGCAAGTGATGGCAGCTCAATTCCATcaagagcaacagtgacagtaaATATCACCGATATTAACGATAATGTCCCATCCATAGACACAAGATACATCATCAATCCAGTGAATGGGACTGTGCTCCTGTCTGAGAAAGCACCACTCAATACAAAAATTGCCCTGATTACAGTAATGGACAAGGATGCTGATCTGAATGGAAAAGTTACCTGCTTCACAGACCATGATGTCCCTTTTAGGTTAAAGCCAGTATTTGATAATCAGTTTCTGTTGGAGACTGCCACATTTCTAGACTATGAGGCTACGCGAGAATATGCCATTAAAATAGTGGCCTCTGATTCAGGGAAACCTCCCTTGAATCAGTCTGCAATGCTGCTGATCAAAATCAAAGATGAGAATGACAATGCCCCAGTTTTTACACAGCCTGTCATAGGACTTTCCATACCTGAGAACAATGCTCCTGGGACCCAGCTGACCAAGATCAGTGCCACAGATGCAGACAGTGGACGCAATGCTGAGATCAGCTATATGCTGGGTTCAGATGCACCCGCCATTTTCAACCTGGATCGCCGCACAGGAGTTCTGACAGTAGTGAGAAAGTTGGACAGGGAAAAGCAGGACAGGTACTCGTTCACTGTACTGGCTAAGGATAATGGGATGCCACCACTGCAGACCAATGCTACTGTGACACTATCAGTTCTGGACCAGAATGACAACAGCCCTGCTTTTACCCATAATGAATACAATTTCTATGTGCCAGAAAACCTCCCCATGTATGGCACCGTGGGGCTTATCACCGTTACTGACGCTGACTCTGGAGAGAATGCTGCAGTTACTCTCTCTATATTAAATGGCAGAGAGAATTTCATTATCGATCCACTTACTGGTGTAATAAGACCCAATATTACATTTGATAGAGAGCAACAAGGTTCTTACACTTTCCAGGTGAAGGCTATCGATGGAGGAAGAGTGCAACGCTCTTCCACTGCCAAAGTGACCATAAATGTAGTTGATGTGAATGACAACAGGCCAGTTTTTGTCATCCCTTCATCCAACTACTCCTATGAGTTGATTCCCACAGCCACCAATCCAGGATCTGTGGTGACTAAAGTCTTTGCAGTTGACAATGATACAGGGATGAATGCAGAGCTCCGCTACAGCATTATAGGTGGGAATTCGAGAAGTTTGTTTACAATTGATCAGTTAACAGGCAACATTACTTTGAAAGAGAAGGTAATCACAGCAGATCATGGCTTACACAGGCTGGTGATAAAAGTCAATGATTTAGGACAGCCAGAGTCTCTCTATACCATAGCACTGGTGCATTTATTTGTAAATGAGACCATCACCAATGGTTCATATGTGCAGGAGCTGGTGCGCAGAAATATGGAAACACCAGTGGGCCAGAATGTTGGGGATGGTGAGATAACCCCACAGACCAATGACTATGTCAAAATCATCATTGCTATAATTGCAGGCACCATGACAGTCATCTTGGTCATTTTTGTCACTGCTCTGGTACGATGCCGTCAGACACCCCGGCACAAGGTTGTCCAAAAAAGCAAGCAGAGTGGGGAATGGGTCTCCCCAAACCAGGAGAACCGACAgatcaagaagaagaagaagaaaaagaagcgcTCTCCTAAAAGCCTCCTTCTCAACTTTGTGACAATTGAAGAATCTAAGCCCGATGATCCTGCCCATGAGCATATAAATGGCACTTTAGACATTCCCGTAGAGCTAGAAGAACAGACTATGGGAAAATATAACTGGGCCACCACACCAACCACATTTAAGCCTGACAGCCCAGATTTAGCAAAGCATTACAAGTCTGCCTCTCCACAGCCCACCTTTCAAATTAAACCCGAGACTCCTGTGCCCCCTAAGAAGCACCATGTCATTCAAGAACTGCCTCTGGATAACACCTTTGTGGTGGGTTGTGACTCGCTCTCCAAGTGCTCCTCAAGCAGCTCGGACCCGTATAGTGTCTCCGAATGCAGCTGTCAAGGTGGCTTCAAGACCCCAGGCCCCATCAACACCAGACAGGTAATACAAAGTTTCTAGCTGctcactctctctttctttgtctgtACCTCTAAGATCTGCAGAATAACTTTGTCTATAAAGATTAAAAGCCTGAAAGTTCATGCTTGGCTGAGATATTGCAATGTAAACAGTTTGTGATTCATCAATGTTAAAAGGAGAAAATTAGAATAAAGTGACTCTTGGCTGTGGGAAAATTTAGTACTGAATGATTATATTAGGGGATATTCCTGTCTGTAGATGGCAGTATGGTACTTCTTGCATTAACATAGTATttagctgtgcagctctgtaaaACAAAGAGAGGTTGTAGCACTGTCCTCACTAGTATTGTATGCTCAGGAATCTAAGTAATCTAGGCCAGGTGGAAAGCAATAAAGCTTTGCAGCATCTGATAAGTGGTTCTTAATGCTAATGGAGTCTAGAATTGGAGCCTTCATTTGAACAGAGCTGTACCTCAAGGTCTCTCAAAaacaggaaagattttttttttactgagagGTTGAGTGCCATTTTCAGACTAGAAACATACCCTACCATGCAGGGTACTAAAAAGCTGACTAGCTGACATAATCAACAATATAAAGCAGTAAAGAAGCCAGTGGGGAAATTTAGAAGCATCACAAGCATTGTCCTCACTATGTTACCTTCATGCCCAAGTACAGATCATAGAGACATTATAAGACATTAATGAAAGCTTATTAAAGCAATGGGAACCACATCAGAATTGAATCCAGATTCTGGAAAGCTGCGTTAATGCATTTGTGATAAGGGTTTGTTATTTGTCTGAGTCTTTCTTCCATCGGTAGCCTATCCTCAGTACAAAGAAAACTCCCATGTTTTTATCTGAGTTAGTCATGAGGTATCTATGCAGGAAAATaagttaataaaatatttgtgGTGATAAAATGGGATTCACTTCAATTATTTCTGTACAggaacagatcctcagctagggtAACTCTGTGTAGGCCTTAGTGGTGCTTTGATGATTGACCCTAGCTAAGGATCAGATCCATAGGTTTGACTTAGTTTTCTGTAGACAATTTTGTTAACAATGTGGTGAAAGTAAAGGGGGCCTGAAGAAATGTTCTCATTCAAACTGCATATCTACAGCATACAAAGATTGCCACtgctttttcttttacttttttatttttaacaccaGTCTGTGAGGTAGACAAAATCCCTGCTCTGTACAAAGCATTATCTTTTGCTGAGAGACATTAATAGAAAATGGAATAGAAAAGGATTTCTTCATATTTCTAAGATAGCAGAGACAATGGTGGGGAGGGCTCAATATCTTGTTAAAGATTTGAATGTCTTCTGTTAAAGCTATTTGAGTGAATTAATTTTGAATTTAAATCAGGCAAtagaagaagtgtgtgtgtgtgtgttgattttACTCTGGAACTTGAAGGTTGTTTTCTCGGCACCtgtttgggcctgatccagatccgactgaaatcaatgggagtttttccattaaattcagggtgctttggctcaggccctgtgAGCTGAAAGAATCCACCGTTACCTGCTCAAGGGCCTTACATTCTGTCACCTTCCCCCTAGCAGAGACAGCTAGGCATGTGGCAACCTTTGGAACCATCCAACCATCTGCCCGAGAGGGCTGTTAGAAAGAAATGGAAGGCAATTCCTTTGTCAGGCATGGGTGCACGGAAATGTAGGTACTCTCATTCACTGTTCTTCTAGCCTGTGTGAACTGCTGTCAGAGCACTCCTACTCCCATGATGGTGCAGAAAAGCACATTGCCTCTGGAGCATTCCTCACCCCTGAAATTATTTCAAGGCAGTTCTGTGAATATGAGTATAGTGAAACATTAGCACAAATTGGGATTATGGTATTAATTTTGTTTGAATCTGCAGTCCTCCTCCTTTAGACTTAACTTTGTTTGTGTCCTGGCAATGAAGACTGAGCTGGGGAAACTTTAACAGCATATCGTATAAAGTCTTGTACATTCACTTGCAAACAGCATTTCCTTTAAATGTTGAAATTAATGCTCTCATTACTTAAGCAAAATATGAACAATTTTTTAATGAACCTATATAAGTATTGAAACAAGAAAGGAGTTAACTGGCCTTTGTGTTAGATTTTATTACATAAAGGGAATCATATTTTTAAGAAAAGTAAAGAGAACCAAATTAACTGTTGGTCTACAGTTCTAATAGATAGTTTTAAACAGTTAAATTTGGTCCTAATAATGAAAGACTCTGTCTCTTATATATGGAATGGCCTTATTTCCATTTAAGAATGTGAATTGGATAAAAGTGAGTGACTCAAGACAGGATAATTTGAAGTTATCAGTTAGTTCTATTAGCGAGTGGAGAGacttaaaaaaaactagaaaaatcTAAATAAACTCTAAAGAAAAGCTTCTTATAGCAGCACAGTACTTTAGTTGTCATGCTCTTCACCCTTCTTCCAACCTCAGAGATGAATGGCATGTTTGAGATTAATGCAACTGTTGCTTCATGCATTCACTGATTTTGCAAAAAGCTGTAGACAGAGCTGAGACCTGATGGAGAGTAGGTTACATTAGAAACTCAAATGCTctagtgtttaaaaataaagaataaatgtTTCCAAATTGTGAAAAAAATGTGCTTTATCCCGGCACTAGTAGTTATTGCAATGCATCAGTTTACAAACAAAAAGCTCTCTGAAGCATAACTAGAGAAGGAACAAAATTATTTATTCAGTTTTCCCTCCCAAATTTCAGGTTGCTGGGATAAATGGGTCTCTAATCAGAACTGTCTCTGGTTTTGTTTCTGCAAAACCAAAATATCACTCagttattatgaaacaaaacccACCTTTAGTTTGACCATCCTCATTTGAAAAGGAATTGAACTATCACTGAAAACATGTATATGGACCCACTAAAGCTTTAAaatttggctcctggcccatctTAGCAAATAAAACCTGGTTTGGGTTTTACACAGCTAAAAAAATGGTCCTGGATTCTGTGTTACTGCTTGGATTGGTCTAACTCAGTGCTCTTTGCTATTTTTGAAGTGGGGGCCACTTTGGTAAAAAACCTTCAATGTGAGAGCCACATCAATCCGACACAGACGGTTGAACACTCTGAGTTCTTTATTTGTTGATATGGTAATATTGCAGTTATTGGTAATATTACTTGGGGTACAGAAGGAGGTATAGGGaggctggctctgagagggggctcagggctggggcacgggctTGGAGTGCAGCagtgggtgaggggtgcaagctctgggagggagtttgagtgcaggaagGGACTCCAGGCTGGAACAGAGTGTtcggatgcaggagggggtatgggctgcTGGCTCCAGGTGGGAgtatggggtgcaggagtcagtatggagtgcaggctctgggaggaggctcagggctggggcttggggtgcaggagggagtgaggaatgcaagctctgggaggcagtttgggtacaggaggggattccaggctggggcagaatgttcggatgcaggagggggtataggctgctggctccaggagtgggtgtggggtgcagcaggaggtatggagtgtgggctctgggagggctatgagctgaggcaggggcttggggtgtaggagggggtattgggggctggctctgggaggccGCAGGTTGCGCAGTGGAAGAGCTATTCAGAACCTGCCCATGGAAGGGGgcggccctggccccacaccgctcctggaaggggccaatgtgcccctccagcccctggaggggcatgtggctctgcatgctgcccctctctacaggcactgtccccacaactcccattggccaaagttccttgttcccagccaatgggagctgcggggatagTGCTTACAGGCAGGAGCAGCCTGCGGAGACCTCTGCTACCCCATCCCTTTGTCCCACCTCCTGGAACCATGGGGgtgtgctggccgcttccaggagcggcgtggggccagggcaggcagggaacctgtctTAGCTGTAGCTCCACTGTCGCTGGAGAGCGCAATCGACAGGGAGCCACACTTAGGGTCCATGGGAGCCACCATTGGCTCTCAGGCCTTGAATTGAAGAACACTGGTCTAACTGATCTATAACACGATGGAAAATACTTGTAGTATTTGTTCTGATGAGATGTGCTAAATATATGTATAATTAGAGGGGAAAACACAGAAGAGAGCATTTGAAGGTTTCTCATGAAAAAACTGAAACACTTTGAGTGGCCAAAAGGAAAAGTGAATAAATAGCACAACCAGCCCAGGGCTGCTACTGCTGAAGGAATCAGAGAGACCAGTACCAGCCAAAGATGCCGTGAACCACCAAAAGGGGAGGGAATGAGGATGTTACTGGAGTGATCGAGAAGGCTGAAGAAGGAGAAGCATGATACATATGTAATACCTCTTATGTGTGTCTGAGAGGGGAGAGAAAGAATGATAATccatgttattttttaaaaagtaatttcacAGTAATTATTTCATCAGTCCTAGTGACCACAAATACATGGAAACTTGTAGAATAGCAAGTGTTCTTTTGTGAAGTATTAGAAATTCATGTACTAAAGAAGCTTTTCAAAGTGATAGACTGTGAAGAGactgttagggtatggctacactatgaaattaggtcaaatttatagaagttgatattttagaaatcgattttatacagtcgattgtgtgtgtcctcacttaagaccattaactcggcggaatgcatccacagtactgaggctagcatcgacttttggagcattgcactgtgggtagctatcccacagtttctgcagtctccgccacccattggaattctgggttgagctcccaatgcctcatagggaaaaaacattgtcgcgggtggttctgggtaaatgttgtcagccccctcacccccagccgtgaaagcaacagcaatacatcatttctcaccttttttcctgggttacccgtgcagacgccataccatggcaagcgtggagcccgctcagctcaccgtcaccgtttgtctcctgggtgctgccagacgtggtactgcattgctacacagcagcagctcattaccTTTTGGCAGTAcatggtgcattacgattggtagccttCATcattgtctcctgggtgctcttttagctgacctcagtgaggtcggttgagggtgcctgggcagatgtgtgtgctcctggctggccttggtgaggtcagccaggggcacctggacataaatgggagatgACAATgactagcagtcatactgcaccgtctgctgccagcctgagatgtataagagagatggaaTGGATCAAAACAgtaaagagaccagatttgttttgtattcatttgtattcatttgctccccactccctccatctCTCCATGAATAGTGGGGGGAATGAtagtttagtggtttgagcattggcctgctaaacccagagttgtgaatttaatccttgagggggccattctgtgtgacaacccTGTAAGCCAACCCTGTAAACCATGTCGTGAGTCACCCCTCCTTCAGTCAGAGCAACAGCAtacaatcgttttgcgccttttttcagctcagacgccatagcactgcaagcatggagcctgctcagatcactgCTGCAATTATGATCACTGTAAATATCACACCCAtgatcctgcagtatatgcagaaccagaacctgcaaaagcaaaaccaggcaaggaggtgatggcagcgcagtgacgagggtgatgaggacatggacacagacttctctcaaagtacgggccctggcaatgtggacatcatgctgttaatggggcaggttctagccatggaacgccgattctgggcctgagaaacaagcacagactggtgggaccacatagtgttgcgtgtctgggacgattcccagtggctacgAAACTTtggcatgcgtaagggcactttcatggaaattTGTgaattgctttcccctgccctgaagcacaagaataccaagatgagagcagtcctCACAACTCACACACAAGTGGtggtagccctgtggaagcttgcaacaccagactgctaccggtcagtcgggcatcAGTTTGGAGTCGGCAAATCTacggtgggggctgctgtgatccaagtagccaatgcaatcaaagagctgctgctatcaagggtagtgactctgggaaatgtgcaggtcatagtggatggctttgctgcaatgggattccctaactgtggtgggacgATAGACGgaatccatatccctatcttggcaccggagcaccaagccagcaagtacataaaccaaaaggggtacttttcaatggtgctgcaagcactggtggatcacaaaggatgtttcaccaacatcaacgtgggatggctgggaaaggtacatgatgcttgcatctttaggaactctggtctgtttcaaaagctgcagcaaagGACTTTCTTCTcaaaccagaaaataaccgttggggatgttgaactgcctatagttatccttggggacccagcctaccccttaatgccatggctcatgaagccgtccATAGGCAGCCTGGAttgtagtcaggagctgttcaactataggctgagcaagtgcagaatggtggtagaatgtgcctttggatgtttaaaagcgcgctggcacagtttactgactcggatagacctcagcgaaaccaatattcccattgttattactgcttgctgtgcactccacaatatctgtgagagtaagggggagacatttgtggcggggtgggaggttgaggctaATCACTTGGCCACTGATTATGCTCTGCCAGACATCAGGAcggttagcagagtacaggaAGATgcagtgtgcatcagagaagctttgaaaaccagtttcatgactggccaggctacggtgtaaAAGTTCTgtctgtttctccttgatgaagccagtccgccccctcccccccggtaagctaaccaccctccccttccccctttgatcactgcttgctgaggcaataaagtcattgttgcttcacattcatccATTCTTTATtgattcatcacacaaataggaggataactgccaaggtagcccaggaggggtgggggagaagggaagcacaggttggggtgggggaggagggaagcactttAAAACACTGctctttaaaacttattgaatgccagctttctgttgcttgggcggTCCTCTGGcatggagtggttgggtgcccggaggcCCCCACcacgcgttcttgggcatctgggtgaggaggccatggaacttggtgaggagggcggttggttacacaggggctgtaacGGCAGTCTATGCtcaagctgcctttcctgaactTCAACTATACGCCAGAGCATATcagcatatcagtttgttcctcaaGTAGCCTCAGgattgcctcttgccttctgtcaccaagctgacGCCACCTATCATTTTCAGCCCGccacctgtcctcacgttcatattgtgctttcctggactctgacattgtctgcctccacacattctgctgggctctttcaatgtgggaggactgcatgagctcagagaacatttcatcatgagtgcattttttttttgccttctaatctttgctagcctctaGGAAGAAGATAGTGTGaacgttgaaacatttgcagctggtggaggaataAAAAGGGGGAGTGGTAgtaaaaaagacacattttagagaacagtgGGTAGACTCTTTTcacggtaaaccttgctgttaacattacatagcacatgtgctttcggtacaaggtcacattttgcctcttattgaagGTATGCCAGTTTGAGAGAGATCTTTCATTCAGGGctaggcaacagaatttggcttgcagacagctatggTAAGACAccgtcttttggcttctttaaccaaCATGTGGGAATTGTTTCAGACAGCAGCGCcttcatttcccataccaagcagccattgggttggccatttaaaatggattGGCCATTTGAAAGGAGGAGAGGCTGCAGTTTTCGGGTTAATAttcagcacaaacccaactaacccctcctcacacacaaacccaattctctgggatgatcgcatcacccctccccc harbors:
- the PCDH11X gene encoding protocadherin-11 X-linked isoform X3, whose translation is MDLLSGTYLLAVLLACIVFQSGAQEKNYTVREELPENVLIGNLLKDLNLTLDPDVSLSSPLQFKLVYKTGDVPLVRVEENTGEIFTTANRIDREKLCSGIFSENRCFYEVEVAVLPDEVFRLVKIRFLIEDINDNAPLFPSTVINISIPENTAINSRYSVPSAVDPDIGVNGIQHYELLKPKTAPKRTFGSITNDQGQNVFGLDIIETPEGDKWPQLIVQQILDREQKDTYVMKIKVEDGGTPPRSSTAILQVTVTDVNDNRPVFKENDIEVSIPENAPVGTSVSQLHATDADLGSNAQIHFFFSNQISSLAKRLFALDNTTGLITIKEPLDREESPVHKLTVLASDGSSIPSRATVTVNITDINDNVPSIDTRYIINPVNGTVLLSEKAPLNTKIALITVMDKDADLNGKVTCFTDHDVPFRLKPVFDNQFLLETATFLDYEATREYAIKIVASDSGKPPLNQSAMLLIKIKDENDNAPVFTQPVIGLSIPENNAPGTQLTKISATDADSGRNAEISYMLGSDAPAIFNLDRRTGVLTVVRKLDREKQDRYSFTVLAKDNGMPPLQTNATVTLSVLDQNDNSPAFTHNEYNFYVPENLPMYGTVGLITVTDADSGENAAVTLSILNGRENFIIDPLTGVIRPNITFDREQQGSYTFQVKAIDGGRVQRSSTAKVTINVVDVNDNRPVFVIPSSNYSYELIPTATNPGSVVTKVFAVDNDTGMNAELRYSIIGGNSRSLFTIDQLTGNITLKEKVITADHGLHRLVIKVNDLGQPESLYTIALVHLFVNETITNGSYVQELVRRNMETPVGQNVGDGEITPQTNDYVKIIIAIIAGTMTVILVIFVTALVRCRQTPRHKVVQKSKQSGEWVSPNQENRQIKKKKKKKKRSPKSLLLNFVTIEESKPDDPAHEHINGTLDIPVELEEQTMGKYNWATTPTTFKPDSPDLAKHYKSASPQPTFQIKPETPVPPKKHHVIQELPLDNTFVVGCDSLSKCSSSSSDPYSVSECSCQGGFKTPGPINTRQL